The Streptomyces sp. NBC_01255 genome window below encodes:
- a CDS encoding helix-turn-helix domain-containing protein gives MTETDAALRTLAHNVRSARTRAGLSLDELGRRAKVSKGALVGLEKAQGNPNFATLVRLADTLGVSVSALMEGPTEGRVRVVSASAVMPLWAGERGSEARLMLTTSGPAPVEVWRWRLEPGEEYPSHPHQAGVVETVSVTAGRMVLVVDGAEHPVEAGQTATFDGDAPHTYRGVGDEPCHLIMTVHLPPGPASAA, from the coding sequence GTGACCGAAACAGACGCGGCCCTGCGCACGCTCGCGCACAACGTCCGCTCAGCTCGCACTCGCGCTGGCCTGTCCCTGGACGAGCTTGGCCGCCGGGCCAAGGTCAGCAAGGGGGCCCTGGTCGGGCTGGAGAAGGCGCAGGGCAATCCGAACTTCGCGACCCTGGTCCGGCTGGCCGACACGCTGGGTGTCTCGGTCTCCGCGCTAATGGAAGGTCCGACCGAAGGGCGCGTCCGCGTGGTCTCGGCCAGCGCCGTGATGCCGCTGTGGGCGGGCGAGCGGGGCAGCGAGGCCCGGCTCATGCTGACGACCTCGGGCCCCGCTCCGGTCGAGGTGTGGCGCTGGCGTCTCGAGCCGGGCGAGGAGTACCCCAGCCACCCCCATCAGGCCGGCGTCGTGGAGACCGTCAGTGTCACCGCGGGGCGCATGGTCCTGGTCGTCGACGGCGCGGAGCACCCCGTCGAAGCCGGGCAGACCGCCACGTTCGACGGTGACGCCCCCCATACCTATCGCGGGGTGGGCGACGAGCCCTGCCATCTGATCATGACCGTCCATCTGCCGCCGGGGCCCGCATCCGCGGCCTGA
- a CDS encoding EamA family transporter, which yields MIALLLALGSSLAYGCADFLGGLGARKAHVLRTVMVAAPASLAVELLLWPVLGASFSPAALGWGAASGLASAAAFALLYKTLAIGPMNVLSPVTALVSAVLPVTVGLMQGEHLGMAGLLGLPLALVAVVLVSAGHGTGSSRPSRTALLLALGAGAAIALQLIFLHQAPSDSGVAPLIIGRAVASVVTLTAAGLLYRRLGPEKPAYALSATAGVLDSLANLLFLLAARSGDLTVVAVITALYPAGTVLLARSVLAERIHKGQVVGLGAAAVAVSLLALT from the coding sequence GTGATAGCTCTACTGCTGGCCCTGGGCAGCTCACTGGCTTACGGATGCGCCGACTTCCTCGGCGGCCTGGGCGCCCGTAAGGCCCACGTACTCCGCACTGTGATGGTCGCCGCGCCGGCCAGCCTGGCGGTCGAGCTGCTGTTGTGGCCCGTGCTCGGTGCCTCGTTCAGCCCCGCCGCTCTCGGCTGGGGCGCCGCCTCCGGCTTGGCCTCGGCCGCCGCGTTCGCCCTGCTCTACAAGACCCTCGCCATCGGCCCGATGAACGTGCTCTCCCCGGTCACCGCGCTGGTGTCCGCCGTGCTCCCGGTCACGGTGGGCCTCATGCAGGGCGAGCACCTGGGGATGGCCGGCCTTTTGGGTCTGCCGCTCGCGCTGGTCGCGGTCGTGCTGGTCAGCGCCGGACACGGGACGGGCTCGTCCCGGCCGTCGCGTACGGCGCTGCTGCTGGCCCTCGGCGCGGGCGCGGCCATCGCGCTGCAGCTGATCTTCCTGCACCAGGCTCCGTCCGACAGCGGCGTGGCGCCGTTGATCATCGGCAGAGCGGTCGCCTCGGTTGTCACACTGACCGCGGCCGGACTCCTGTACCGCAGGCTCGGCCCCGAGAAGCCCGCCTACGCTCTGTCGGCCACCGCCGGTGTGCTGGACTCGCTGGCGAACCTGCTGTTCCTGCTCGCCGCACGCAGCGGCGACCTCACCGTCGTCGCCGTGATCACCGCCCTCTATCCGGCCGGCACGGTCCTGCTCGCCCGCAGCGTGCTCGCCGAACGCATCCACAAGGGGCAGGTCGTCGGCCTGGGCGCAGCCGCGGTCGCCGTCAGCCTCCTCGCCCTCACCTGA
- a CDS encoding FMN-binding negative transcriptional regulator, whose translation MFIQPWDAALDEAEWQTWIADGHDFGLLSVNGLLGHAPTTVPTHFVPDGNQLLIHLARPNPVWESIEDDPNVTFTVIGDYAFVPGPWRAKPDTPPTDGVPTSYYAAVQFICQAHIVDEPEAKAELLRRQMAQFQPDGDHAPIEVDQAPYGRMLPGIRGLTLEVTEVRAKFKYDDHKPVEHRATVAERLTDRKQALDEPTARQQRRRLDRIGPWKP comes from the coding sequence ATGTTCATCCAGCCCTGGGACGCGGCCCTGGACGAGGCCGAATGGCAGACCTGGATCGCCGACGGCCACGACTTCGGACTGCTCAGCGTCAACGGCCTGCTCGGCCACGCGCCAACCACCGTACCCACCCACTTCGTCCCCGACGGCAATCAGCTGCTGATCCATCTGGCCCGCCCGAACCCGGTCTGGGAGTCGATCGAGGACGACCCGAACGTCACCTTCACCGTGATCGGCGATTACGCCTTCGTCCCCGGCCCCTGGCGCGCCAAGCCCGACACGCCTCCCACCGACGGCGTGCCCACCAGTTACTACGCGGCCGTCCAGTTCATCTGCCAGGCCCACATCGTCGACGAGCCGGAAGCCAAGGCCGAGCTACTGCGCCGACAGATGGCCCAATTTCAGCCCGACGGCGACCACGCCCCCATCGAGGTCGACCAGGCGCCGTACGGGCGGATGCTGCCCGGCATCCGCGGTCTGACGCTGGAGGTGACGGAGGTCCGGGCCAAGTTCAAGTACGACGACCACAAGCCCGTAGAGCACCGCGCCACCGTCGCCGAGCGCCTCACCGACCGCAAGCAGGCCCTCGACGAGCCCACGGCCCGCCAGCAGCGGCGCCGCCTGGACCGCATCGGCCCCTGGAAACCCTGA
- a CDS encoding B3/B4 domain-containing protein, translating to MTAFRITPAVANAFPDTLIAVVTASGLRGHEPWPDTAAALDGLEQQLAAGAWAPADESDPRIEAWHTAYRSFGTNPRRIRPSVDALGRRMAKKGTLPRINPAVDSYNAVSVHHGLPAGAFDLDHVSGAVEIRYADGTEEFTALGEPDITENPKPGEIIYTDAAGVLTRHWNHRDAHRTRVTEDSTRVAFVLETLHATRDGHLLKIAAEELHGLLMLHAEQTRVHYLSPEHPEVTA from the coding sequence ATGACCGCCTTCCGCATCACCCCCGCCGTCGCCAACGCCTTCCCCGACACTCTCATCGCCGTGGTCACCGCCAGCGGACTGCGCGGCCACGAGCCCTGGCCCGACACCGCCGCTGCACTCGACGGCCTTGAGCAGCAGCTGGCCGCCGGCGCCTGGGCCCCGGCCGACGAGAGCGACCCTCGGATCGAGGCGTGGCACACCGCCTACCGCTCTTTCGGCACCAACCCCCGCCGTATCCGCCCCAGTGTTGACGCCCTGGGGCGCCGCATGGCCAAGAAGGGCACCCTGCCGCGCATCAATCCGGCCGTCGACTCGTACAACGCCGTCTCCGTCCACCACGGCCTGCCCGCAGGAGCCTTCGACCTCGACCACGTCTCCGGCGCCGTCGAGATCCGATACGCGGACGGCACCGAGGAGTTCACCGCGCTCGGTGAACCCGACATCACTGAGAACCCCAAGCCCGGCGAGATCATCTACACCGACGCCGCCGGCGTGCTGACCCGGCACTGGAACCACCGCGACGCCCACCGCACTCGCGTCACCGAGGACTCCACCCGCGTCGCCTTCGTCCTCGAAACCCTCCACGCCACCCGCGACGGCCACCTGCTCAAGATCGCCGCCGAGGAGCTGCACGGCCTGCTGATGCTCCACGCCGAGCAGACGCGCGTGCACTACCTCAGCCCGGAACATCCGGAAGTCACAGCGTGA
- a CDS encoding FRG domain-containing protein, whose product MDAPQRYSPGRFFRDREINEKVGINSEKTLWEWMEAGAQPPRPEGSVPLLPESERTFYRGQPDDGYALVSRLFREIWVNDRAVTESKMQNAEQHLLRALKYGEGLGRLMTDGELLAVLQHHGIPTRLIDVSAGLFEALFFAVDRAEDTEGRLFIIELPAVKNGRPDTIDLTAQDALEWEGAALGPHYAKSTWTNRVAVIHPNDLDPRMRAQRGRFLVGGLTAIYPDRTMTFKGKRLTAQQLDETSNLSIFFPKNAALGAKWPAKAWTVRIKKQWKRGLRDRLKALDKPITMDSMYPPIYEVRRLALREIGRLVRTYSIPAG is encoded by the coding sequence ATGGACGCTCCCCAGCGATATTCGCCCGGACGTTTCTTCCGGGACCGTGAAATTAACGAGAAGGTCGGAATCAACTCCGAAAAGACCCTGTGGGAGTGGATGGAAGCAGGCGCACAGCCTCCCCGCCCAGAGGGAAGTGTGCCTCTTCTTCCGGAGTCCGAGCGGACATTTTACCGTGGCCAGCCCGATGATGGCTATGCACTCGTCTCCAGGCTCTTCCGGGAAATATGGGTGAATGACCGCGCCGTGACCGAGAGTAAAATGCAGAACGCTGAGCAGCACCTTCTGAGGGCGCTGAAGTACGGCGAAGGGCTCGGACGGCTGATGACAGACGGTGAACTCCTCGCCGTCCTCCAGCACCACGGAATCCCCACCCGGCTCATCGACGTTTCCGCCGGACTGTTCGAAGCCCTCTTCTTCGCCGTCGACCGTGCGGAGGACACCGAAGGCCGCCTCTTCATCATCGAACTCCCCGCCGTGAAGAACGGTCGGCCCGACACCATCGACCTCACGGCCCAGGACGCACTGGAGTGGGAGGGCGCCGCGCTCGGCCCCCACTACGCCAAGTCCACCTGGACGAACCGGGTTGCCGTGATCCACCCCAACGACCTTGACCCCCGCATGCGCGCTCAGCGGGGCCGCTTCCTCGTCGGCGGCCTGACCGCCATCTATCCCGATCGAACCATGACGTTCAAGGGAAAGCGGCTCACCGCACAACAATTGGATGAGACTTCCAACCTCAGTATCTTCTTCCCGAAGAATGCAGCCCTCGGCGCCAAGTGGCCGGCCAAAGCTTGGACCGTGCGAATCAAGAAGCAATGGAAACGCGGGCTGCGTGACCGCCTGAAGGCTCTGGATAAGCCGATCACCATGGACAGCATGTACCCGCCGATTTACGAAGTGCGCAGACTGGCACTACGGGAAATCGGCAGATTAGTCCGGACTTATTCGATCCCGGCAGGATGA
- a CDS encoding MFS transporter: MPPVHGGSRVPARRPPDAFPPRPDRTTAQVLLGIGTALVYPTLLAVIGDVAHPAWRARAVGVYRLWRDGGFAVGALLAGVLADAYGLTTAIWAIAALTAASGLVVAVRMYETNPGQGLGRAEAR; this comes from the coding sequence GTGCCTCCGGTCCATGGGGGCAGTCGCGTTCCGGCTCGACGGCCACCAGACGCCTTCCCCCCCCGGCCGGATAGGACCACTGCCCAAGTCCTCCTCGGCATCGGCACCGCCCTTGTCTACCCCACCCTCCTCGCCGTCATCGGCGACGTCGCCCACCCCGCCTGGCGCGCCCGCGCCGTCGGCGTCTACCGCCTGTGGCGCGACGGCGGCTTCGCCGTCGGGGCCCTCCTCGCCGGCGTCCTTGCCGACGCTTACGGCCTGACGACCGCGATCTGGGCCATCGCCGCCCTCACCGCCGCCTCCGGGCTGGTGGTGGCGGTCCGCATGTACGAGACGAACCCCGGACAGGGGCTGGGAAGAGCCGAGGCCAGGTGA
- a CDS encoding spore germination protein GerW family protein — protein MTNAQDGPESAVLEDLTSAHASVTLLERLADKLGGRASVAAVHGEPAVGQGVTIIPVARIGFAFGGGTGREVNTSRIGEGGGGGGGAGAQPLGFIEIRNGIATYKPIRDPWVGVVVPLAALLSAIAAPRLARRLVKRRTP, from the coding sequence ATGACCAACGCACAAGACGGGCCCGAGTCCGCCGTCCTCGAAGACCTGACGTCGGCCCACGCATCCGTCACCCTGCTGGAACGCCTGGCAGACAAGCTCGGTGGCCGTGCTTCCGTGGCCGCCGTCCACGGCGAGCCCGCCGTGGGTCAGGGCGTCACCATCATCCCGGTCGCCCGCATCGGCTTCGCCTTCGGCGGCGGCACGGGCCGTGAAGTCAACACCTCAAGAATCGGCGAGGGCGGTGGAGGTGGTGGAGGAGCCGGAGCCCAGCCCCTCGGCTTCATTGAGATCAGGAACGGCATCGCCACATACAAGCCCATCCGCGACCCGTGGGTGGGCGTCGTCGTCCCGCTCGCCGCGCTCCTCTCGGCTATCGCCGCCCCTCGGCTGGCACGTCGCCTCGTCAAGCGCCGCACCCCCTGA
- a CDS encoding LPXTG cell wall anchor domain-containing protein has translation MLTLTTGPKGTAAAKLPVASRKSEFWVKQVKAPEGYDLYKPAKIFTAGLGAPVTVTVTNAKTAVAPKPTPSRRPTHQPTNRPLTPTGMPTEITSGHPKPDALTAGTRSALSPTAAGSGFVSADAPTGALAQTGAGVTPWVLGGAGLLLAGGIGVVVAARRRALSVSGKEATGETN, from the coding sequence TTGCTGACGCTGACCACCGGCCCCAAGGGCACTGCCGCCGCGAAGTTGCCAGTAGCCAGCAGGAAGAGCGAGTTCTGGGTCAAGCAGGTCAAGGCCCCCGAAGGCTACGACCTCTACAAGCCAGCGAAGATCTTCACCGCCGGCCTCGGCGCACCGGTCACCGTGACCGTCACTAACGCCAAGACCGCCGTGGCCCCCAAGCCCACCCCGAGCCGGAGGCCGACGCACCAGCCCACCAACAGACCGCTCACACCTACCGGTATGCCAACCGAGATCACCTCGGGGCATCCGAAGCCCGACGCTCTCACCGCTGGCACCCGCTCTGCGCTGTCGCCGACCGCTGCCGGATCCGGCTTCGTCTCGGCGGATGCACCGACGGGTGCTCTCGCCCAGACGGGTGCCGGCGTGACTCCCTGGGTTCTCGGCGGAGCCGGACTCCTGCTTGCTGGCGGCATCGGTGTAGTCGTCGCCGCTCGCCGTCGCGCGCTCTCTGTGTCTGGCAAGGAGGCCACCGGCGAGACCAACTGA